In Nitrospirota bacterium, the genomic window AAAACAAAAAATTGGGGGAACTCCACAAAAATAATACTTGACAAATTTTGTAAAGTATTTTACTTTTTATTTATGCTTAAGTTATCCACAAAAGGACAGTATGGTGTCAGGGCGATGTTTGAGATAGCGAAAAACTATTCAAAAGGGCCTATTACGATTAAGGAAATCTCTGAAAGGCAGGAGGTCTCTGTTGCCTACCTCGAACAGATACTGAACAAGCTCCGCAGGGAAGGACTCATAGAAAGCCATAAAGGCCCTGGAGGAGGCTATGTGCTGAGCAGAAAGCCTGAGGAAATCAGCGTTGGCAGTATCCTCAGCGCCCTTGAGGGTCCTGTTGCCATAACATCATGTCTTGACCCAACTGCAGAGGGCTGCAGCAGGGTAGATATCTGCGTAACAAGGATGCTCTGGAAGTCTCTCGGAGAAAAAATAGAGCAGTTTCTTGAAACAATCAGCTTGAAGAACCTTTTAGAAGTCGGAGACTCGACTCCACGAGAGGAATCAGAGGCAATTCTGGCCTTATCAAGGCCTAAGGAATAAATGTCTGATAGAATGGAAAGCGAAAACAAGTAATGGCGACTGCTTCGACAGGCTCAGCAGAGGTTCCATTGAAATTCCTTGATAAGCCGATAAAGGCAGATAAGACAACTGACATTATATATATGATGTGTCCGATGCATCTCCTTACGATCCAGCAGAAATTAAAGGAGATAAAGGTCGGAGAGGTCCTCGCTATTCTCACAGATTATGATGGAGCGCTTGAGGATATCCCGATGTGGTGTGAAAACACAGGCAATGAATTTATTGGCGTGGTAGATGCTTCTGACCACTATACATTTTATATAAGAAAGCTGAAGGATTAATTATGAGAAAAGTATACCTTGACCATGTTGCAACAAATCCCCTTCATCCTGAGGCCCTGGAGGCAATGCTTCCATACCTGAAGGAAAACTTCGGAAATCCGCTTAGCATCTATGAGTTAGGGCTAAAGGCAAGAGAGGCAATTGAAGATGCGAGGGGAAAAGTCGCAGCCCTTATAAATGCGAATCCACAGGAGATAATCTTTACCTCAAGCGGAGCAGAGGCTAATAATTTTGCCCTAAGGGGTATTGCCATAGCACATCAGAATAAAGGCAATCATATAATAGTTTCGAGGATGGAGCATCATTCTATCCTTAATTCTGCCAGATTCCTTGAAAAATCAGGTTTTGCCGTGACCTACTTGCCGGTGGATAAATATGGCACAGTAAACCCTGAAGCTGTAAAAAAGGCAATAACAAAAGAGACAACCCTTATATCAATAATCCATGCAAGCCCTGAGGTTGGCACAATCGAGCCGATAGCAGATATTGCAAGGGTTGCAAAAGACAGGGGCATATTTTTTCATACAGATGCTGTTGC contains:
- a CDS encoding Rrf2 family transcriptional regulator, which gives rise to MLKLSTKGQYGVRAMFEIAKNYSKGPITIKEISERQEVSVAYLEQILNKLRREGLIESHKGPGGGYVLSRKPEEISVGSILSALEGPVAITSCLDPTAEGCSRVDICVTRMLWKSLGEKIEQFLETISLKNLLEVGDSTPREESEAILALSRPKE
- a CDS encoding sulfurtransferase TusA family protein; protein product: MATASTGSAEVPLKFLDKPIKADKTTDIIYMMCPMHLLTIQQKLKEIKVGEVLAILTDYDGALEDIPMWCENTGNEFIGVVDASDHYTFYIRKLKD